The Rugosibacter aromaticivorans region CAATCACCAACACAATTAACCAGTGCCAGATACTCAAGCTTCCCATTATTTTCTCCTTGTTAACTCGCTCGTTGCTTCAGCATGGGGCCCAAGGGTTCCGGGCCACCCAGAATATGTGCGTGCAAATGATACACCTCCTGTTGCCCCACATAGCCTGTATTGATGATGGTGCGAAAGCCGTCGTTCAGGCCTTGGCCTTTAGCGAGCTCGCCGGCCTTGGCAAGCAGACGCCCCAGGATTTTCTGGTGGCTCATGTCGGCTTCAGCCAGCGAGGCAATGTGTTGTTTTGGCACGATCATAAAATGCACCGGTGCAGCGGGATGAATATCGTGAAAAGCAAAAATCTCATCGTCCTCATAAATTTTTTTTGAGGGAATATCACCGCGAATGATTTTGCAAAAAATGCAGTCACTCATTTTGTATCCCCACGATTTTTTTTCTCGTCGATACCAGAAAGGCCTTCGCGGC contains the following coding sequences:
- a CDS encoding histidine triad nucleotide-binding protein, encoding MSDCIFCKIIRGDIPSKKIYEDDEIFAFHDIHPAAPVHFMIVPKQHIASLAEADMSHQKILGRLLAKAGELAKGQGLNDGFRTIINTGYVGQQEVYHLHAHILGGPEPLGPMLKQRAS